From the Maioricimonas rarisocia genome, one window contains:
- a CDS encoding sialidase family protein, which produces MRTAALLLLTFTVPAIAADPPADYPTTIDLNDDASRQVVVDREPGQYLGHPTTVLLEDGRTILCVYPKGHGRGAIVYKRSTDGGLTWSDRLPTPENWATSKEVPTIHRVVGPDGTKRLIMWSGLHPARLAVSEDDGERWSPLKPVGDWGGIVVMGFVEALKTGPGHYMAMFHDDGRFFTKDGERTGVFTLYKTFSTDGGLTWSFPEEVYKSSDVHLCEPGCIRSPDGKRMAVLLRENARRKNSHIIFSDDEGKTWTEPREVPLALTGDRHTGKYGPDGRLFISFRCISPQHAREGRPFEGDWAGWVGTWDDLVSGESGQYAVRLKDNKKGYDTTYPGVEVLPDGTFVVTTYGHWEQGEQPYILSVRFKLKELDALAKER; this is translated from the coding sequence ATGCGAACTGCTGCTCTTCTGCTGCTGACGTTCACCGTTCCTGCCATCGCAGCCGATCCTCCAGCCGACTACCCCACGACAATCGACCTCAACGACGACGCCTCGCGACAGGTCGTCGTCGATCGCGAGCCGGGTCAGTACCTGGGGCATCCGACGACCGTGTTGCTCGAAGATGGCCGAACGATCCTCTGCGTCTATCCGAAAGGGCACGGCCGTGGAGCCATCGTCTACAAGCGCAGCACCGACGGCGGACTCACGTGGAGCGACCGACTTCCCACGCCGGAGAACTGGGCCACCTCGAAAGAAGTTCCCACCATCCATCGGGTCGTCGGACCGGACGGAACGAAGCGACTGATCATGTGGTCGGGGCTGCACCCCGCGCGGCTGGCGGTCAGCGAAGACGACGGCGAGCGCTGGAGTCCGCTGAAGCCGGTTGGTGACTGGGGCGGCATCGTCGTCATGGGCTTTGTCGAAGCACTCAAAACCGGACCGGGCCACTACATGGCGATGTTCCATGACGACGGCCGGTTCTTTACTAAAGACGGCGAGCGAACCGGCGTCTTCACGCTGTACAAGACATTCTCGACTGACGGCGGACTCACCTGGTCCTTCCCCGAAGAGGTTTACAAGTCTTCGGACGTGCACCTCTGCGAGCCGGGCTGCATTCGCTCTCCCGACGGCAAGCGGATGGCCGTCCTGCTTCGCGAAAACGCCCGCCGCAAAAACTCGCACATCATCTTCTCCGACGACGAGGGGAAGACCTGGACCGAGCCGCGCGAAGTGCCGCTGGCACTGACCGGCGATCGACACACCGGGAAGTACGGCCCCGATGGTCGCCTGTTCATCAGCTTTCGCTGCATCTCACCGCAGCACGCCCGCGAGGGTCGCCCGTTTGAAGGGGACTGGGCCGGCTGGGTCGGGACCTGGGACGACCTGGTCAGCGGCGAGAGCGGTCAGTATGCCGTTCGCCTCAAGGACAACAAGAAAGGCTACGACACCACATATCCTGGTGTGGAAGTGCTGCCGGACGGTACGTTCGTGGTGACGACCTACGGCCACTGGGAGCAGGGAGAGCAACCTTACATCCTCAGCGTCCGCTTCAAGCTGAAAGAACTGGATGCACTGGCGAAGGAGCGGTGA
- a CDS encoding DUF1571 domain-containing protein gives MLPIARFGTAPTALTAVAMAAALTMPRPLDAADEPVKRVANASTVDGSSSATDAISQEHPIVPALRIARSVAEALDAVDDYEATFIKRERVGNRMIHQTMQMKVRHKPFSVYLKYVTEHPGREVLYVSGQNSNQLLVHEGEGLKSLVGTISLAPDGPIAMEENRYPITRIGMRRLIDMVIVAWEKEARYKETDVRFYPNAKLGEIECRVIECVHPVQREHFPFHKCRLYIDRNTNLPVRIENYGWPTDGNAKAPLLEEYTYVNVRTNVGLSDADFNPENTAYAF, from the coding sequence ATGCTGCCGATCGCCCGATTCGGAACCGCTCCCACTGCACTGACCGCCGTTGCCATGGCTGCGGCACTCACGATGCCCCGGCCGCTCGACGCAGCCGACGAACCGGTCAAACGGGTGGCGAACGCATCGACCGTGGACGGATCCTCGTCCGCGACCGACGCCATTTCCCAGGAACACCCGATCGTACCGGCACTGCGAATTGCCCGCTCTGTCGCTGAGGCACTCGATGCCGTCGACGACTACGAGGCGACGTTCATCAAGCGGGAGCGGGTCGGTAACCGCATGATTCATCAGACGATGCAGATGAAGGTGCGGCACAAGCCGTTCAGTGTCTACCTCAAGTACGTCACCGAGCACCCCGGCCGGGAGGTTCTCTACGTCAGCGGACAGAACAGCAATCAACTGCTCGTTCATGAAGGGGAGGGGCTCAAATCGCTCGTCGGAACGATCTCGCTGGCCCCCGACGGTCCGATCGCCATGGAAGAAAACCGCTATCCGATTACCCGAATCGGCATGCGGCGGCTGATCGATATGGTGATCGTCGCCTGGGAAAAAGAGGCCCGCTACAAGGAGACGGACGTTCGCTTCTATCCCAACGCGAAGCTGGGCGAGATCGAATGCAGGGTGATCGAGTGCGTGCACCCGGTCCAGCGCGAGCACTTCCCGTTTCACAAGTGCCGGCTGTACATCGACCGGAACACGAACCTGCCGGTCCGGATCGAGAACTACGGGTGGCCGACTGACGGAAACGCCAAGGCACCGCTGCTCGAAGAATACACGTACGTGAACGTGCGAACGAACGTCGGCCTGTCCGATGCGGACTTCAACCCCGAGAATACTGCCTACGCGTTCTGA
- a CDS encoding outer membrane protein assembly factor BamB family protein, which translates to MACFRRICLLLAILTGVAGVAHAQSGLTSGVPHERELARLGLTRMWWGQIVMDPRRDKIAHMRADESMVYVQASSGIVTAFNAETGRRMWSILLGRPDQEFYPVVTNDTTVFLAGGMRIYAVEKMTGVKRWELELPHHPSAAPEVDDDFVYIGMVDGSVFAYNLRRVEELYRENMLPEWSHVALHWRYKTPMEVTSPPVSTGRLVAFTSLNGTVYGIEKEQSQLMFQFETDGAIRLPMAHDQDSLYVASDDQRLFCLNQLTGRTRWAFTSGVPIYDQPRVIGPHVFVTPFGGGMYCLSRTSGLMQWPRPQRLGSEFVAASPERVYAGDDMGNLLVLSRENGRVIGALQNRHLSIRLSNERTDRIFLASPSGLVVAMRERGRSFPQYHMFPERRPILPEFAPDAPPAGDDETTVDQ; encoded by the coding sequence ATGGCTTGTTTTCGCCGAATCTGTCTGTTGCTGGCGATTCTCACGGGAGTTGCCGGCGTCGCCCATGCCCAGAGTGGGCTGACCAGCGGAGTTCCTCACGAGCGGGAACTGGCACGGCTGGGGCTGACCCGCATGTGGTGGGGACAGATCGTCATGGATCCGCGGCGGGACAAGATCGCCCACATGCGGGCGGACGAGTCTATGGTCTACGTTCAGGCCAGCTCCGGCATCGTGACCGCTTTCAATGCCGAGACCGGCCGTCGGATGTGGTCGATTCTGCTCGGGCGCCCCGACCAGGAGTTCTACCCCGTCGTGACCAACGACACGACGGTGTTTCTGGCGGGGGGCATGCGGATCTATGCGGTCGAGAAAATGACCGGCGTCAAACGCTGGGAACTCGAACTGCCGCACCATCCCTCCGCTGCTCCCGAAGTCGATGACGACTTCGTTTACATCGGAATGGTCGATGGCAGCGTCTTCGCGTACAACCTGCGTCGCGTCGAGGAGCTGTACCGCGAGAACATGCTGCCCGAATGGAGCCACGTGGCCCTGCACTGGCGGTACAAGACGCCGATGGAAGTCACCTCACCCCCCGTCTCGACCGGTCGCCTGGTGGCGTTCACAAGTCTCAACGGGACGGTCTACGGCATCGAGAAGGAACAGAGTCAGCTCATGTTCCAGTTCGAGACCGATGGTGCGATCCGTCTTCCCATGGCGCACGATCAGGATTCGCTGTACGTCGCCTCGGACGATCAGAGACTCTTCTGCCTGAATCAATTGACCGGCCGCACGCGGTGGGCGTTTACGTCCGGTGTGCCGATCTATGACCAGCCACGCGTGATCGGGCCGCACGTGTTCGTCACGCCGTTCGGCGGCGGCATGTACTGTCTGAGTCGTACGAGCGGTCTGATGCAGTGGCCCCGGCCGCAGCGATTGGGCAGCGAATTCGTCGCCGCGTCACCCGAGCGAGTCTACGCCGGGGACGACATGGGCAATCTGCTGGTTCTCTCGCGGGAAAACGGGCGCGTGATCGGAGCGCTGCAGAACCGGCACCTGTCGATTCGACTCAGCAACGAGCGGACCGACCGGATCTTCCTCGCCTCACCGAGCGGCCTGGTGGTTGCGATGCGAGAGCGGGGACGGAGCTTTCCGCAGTACCACATGTTCCCCGAGCGCCGGCCGATTCTTCCCGAGTTCGCGCCGGATGCGCCCCCCGCCGGGGACGACGAAACGACGGTCGATCAGTAA
- a CDS encoding carboxy terminal-processing peptidase — MSRTRLLPSARMLSLGLAMLAATTIFAQQLATQAADSETAKLITEMIPRYHLSRQRVDDGIAAKLLPTFIKDLDPQKQYFLQSDISDFERSRDTLDDALRDGNLDFAFRVFDVYSERLHRQLEVAHQLIDAEHDFTVDEEITISGDDLAWATSEAELDERWRKRIKYQLLDRKLDGTEVEEAREQLHKRYRNVKLNMDQMNEQDKLEIYLTALTRCFDPHSSYMSPQTWQDFEIQLRLSLDGIGAALRADDGYTVVAQIVPGGAADKDGRLKVGDKIVGVGQEEGEIEDIFEMKLSDVVRKIRGKRGTVVRLRVKPADGGESVVYDLTRQKIELKESEVKGEVLETTDRLGREGRVGIIQIPSFYRDFAGAQSGVRNFKSAAADVAAVLESFSEQGGVDAIVIDLRNNGGGALSEAIEISGLFIDQGPVVQVKEPSGRVQSLEDEDPGVLYSGPLVVLCNRSSASASEIFAGVIKDYRRGIVVGDTTTHGKGTVQNLMDVAPNQMFRILQRTQRGKLKLTIQQFYRVNGHSTQNNGVPSDIVLPSLIDHWDLGEAFLDNALPFDRIRPAVFSPGRFVSEELIAGLQQRSEQRIRNDDDFQKIEKAIRRYLDRKSRKTVSLKEETMKAEREADEELVGDSKELEETAEPETGADATKEEIFPESYYNDEVLNITLDYIRALQGAVAAKR; from the coding sequence ATGTCACGTACGCGATTGCTCCCCTCGGCACGGATGTTGAGTCTTGGATTGGCGATGCTGGCTGCGACGACGATTTTCGCCCAGCAGTTGGCCACCCAGGCCGCCGATTCCGAAACGGCCAAGCTGATCACGGAAATGATCCCGCGGTATCACCTCAGCCGTCAGCGGGTCGACGACGGGATCGCTGCCAAGCTGCTTCCCACCTTCATCAAGGATCTCGATCCCCAGAAGCAGTACTTCCTGCAGTCCGACATCTCGGACTTCGAACGATCCCGGGATACGCTCGACGACGCACTGCGGGACGGAAACCTCGATTTCGCATTTCGCGTATTCGACGTCTACAGCGAGCGGCTGCATCGGCAACTCGAAGTTGCTCATCAGTTGATCGACGCCGAGCATGACTTCACCGTCGATGAGGAGATCACGATCTCCGGCGACGATCTGGCCTGGGCGACGAGCGAGGCGGAACTGGACGAGCGCTGGCGCAAGCGGATCAAGTACCAGCTGCTCGATCGCAAGCTCGACGGAACCGAAGTCGAAGAGGCTCGCGAGCAGCTTCACAAGCGGTACCGCAACGTGAAGCTCAACATGGATCAGATGAACGAGCAGGACAAGCTCGAAATCTATCTGACCGCCCTGACCCGCTGCTTCGATCCCCACTCCAGCTACATGTCTCCACAGACCTGGCAGGACTTCGAAATCCAGCTGCGTCTGAGCCTCGACGGCATCGGTGCCGCCCTGAGGGCCGATGACGGATACACCGTCGTCGCCCAGATCGTCCCCGGCGGTGCCGCCGACAAGGACGGTCGCCTGAAAGTCGGCGACAAGATCGTCGGCGTCGGTCAGGAGGAAGGCGAAATCGAAGACATCTTCGAAATGAAGCTCAGCGACGTCGTTCGCAAGATCCGCGGCAAGCGGGGAACGGTCGTGCGGCTGCGCGTGAAGCCGGCCGACGGCGGCGAATCGGTCGTTTACGATCTGACGCGGCAGAAGATCGAACTGAAGGAATCGGAAGTCAAAGGCGAGGTGCTCGAGACCACCGATCGGCTCGGCCGCGAAGGCCGCGTCGGCATTATCCAGATCCCCTCCTTCTATCGTGATTTCGCCGGGGCCCAGTCGGGCGTTCGCAACTTCAAGAGTGCTGCTGCCGACGTCGCCGCTGTCCTCGAATCGTTCTCCGAGCAGGGTGGCGTCGACGCCATCGTGATCGACCTGCGGAACAACGGTGGTGGTGCTCTCAGTGAAGCGATCGAAATCTCCGGTCTGTTCATTGACCAGGGCCCCGTCGTCCAGGTGAAGGAGCCGAGCGGTCGCGTCCAGTCCCTCGAAGACGAAGATCCGGGAGTCCTGTACTCCGGTCCGCTCGTCGTCCTGTGCAATCGATCGTCGGCCTCGGCGTCCGAGATCTTTGCCGGCGTCATCAAGGACTACCGTCGCGGTATCGTCGTGGGTGATACCACCACGCACGGCAAGGGAACGGTTCAGAACCTGATGGATGTTGCCCCGAACCAGATGTTCCGCATTCTGCAGCGGACGCAGCGGGGCAAGCTGAAGCTGACCATTCAGCAGTTCTATCGCGTCAACGGTCACAGCACGCAGAACAACGGTGTGCCGTCGGACATCGTCCTCCCGTCTCTGATCGATCACTGGGATCTGGGCGAAGCGTTTCTCGACAACGCCCTGCCGTTCGATCGCATTCGTCCGGCTGTGTTCTCTCCTGGACGTTTCGTCAGCGAAGAACTGATCGCCGGCCTGCAGCAGCGGAGCGAGCAGCGGATTCGCAACGACGATGACTTCCAGAAGATCGAGAAGGCGATTCGCCGATACCTCGACCGCAAGAGCCGCAAGACCGTCTCACTCAAGGAAGAGACGATGAAGGCCGAACGGGAAGCGGACGAGGAACTCGTCGGAGATTCGAAGGAACTCGAAGAGACCGCCGAGCCGGAAACCGGTGCGGATGCGACGAAGGAAGAGATCTTCCCCGAGAGTTACTACAACGACGAGGTGCTCAACATCACGCTCGATTACATCCGGGCCCTGCAGGGAGCCGTCGCCGCCAAGCGCTGA
- a CDS encoding HTTM domain-containing protein, giving the protein MHESATRDGLCQRLGRFFHAEETPYGLALMRMVLPPVLLVAALPRAMHVREIYSSDGAAAPLWENYGLPDMLPVPSGAVAVALYALMIFCLLSTMVGWQTRLSLLVAALLYPYFGMLDSVSTLTKYTVVASHALVILCCSRCGAVWSVDAWLAGRRQWNPLTAQAPRFPAWPRRLLQLLVGLIYLGAAITKMHTPAYFSGDQLTYWMLTEANFDNPVGEYLSLFPAIILVVAYLTIVWEILFLFVAWRGTARIVMLGMGLCFHFMTWATLGLIVFPMVYCALYLAFIDEQDVAWAAVRLRRLQRRVLPVRMLPQWRWSMSGAADPSRSWATYGIAAAALVLVAIEAERRSDPFGIARPEGRHQLQPLPAERVRELMVHDRPLRPVDKLFSFDVGTMAFGGVLVDRCRTFQHGERAIVQCSVQHPHEDMWVGVDLLDADGRIVHQGGQILPRETLRTSIFYDFSQALAAGEYWFVLRFDGHEVSRRQIHLGEGSKGAESSDPAFALR; this is encoded by the coding sequence ATGCACGAATCAGCAACACGCGACGGACTCTGCCAGCGGCTCGGCCGCTTCTTCCACGCTGAGGAAACGCCGTACGGCCTGGCACTGATGCGGATGGTGCTTCCCCCCGTGCTGCTCGTGGCCGCCCTCCCCCGTGCCATGCATGTCCGGGAAATCTACTCCTCGGACGGTGCTGCCGCGCCGCTGTGGGAGAACTACGGCCTGCCGGACATGCTGCCGGTTCCGTCCGGCGCTGTCGCGGTGGCCCTGTACGCCCTGATGATTTTCTGTCTGCTCAGCACGATGGTCGGCTGGCAGACACGGCTGTCTCTTCTGGTTGCGGCCCTGCTGTACCCGTATTTCGGCATGCTGGATTCGGTCAGCACGCTGACGAAGTACACCGTCGTCGCGTCCCACGCGCTGGTGATCCTCTGCTGCTCGCGGTGCGGTGCTGTCTGGTCGGTCGACGCCTGGCTGGCCGGGCGTCGCCAGTGGAATCCCTTGACCGCGCAAGCACCCCGGTTTCCCGCCTGGCCCCGCCGCCTGCTGCAGTTGCTCGTGGGACTGATCTATCTCGGGGCGGCCATCACCAAGATGCACACCCCGGCGTACTTCAGCGGAGACCAGCTCACCTACTGGATGCTCACCGAGGCGAATTTCGACAATCCGGTCGGCGAGTACCTGTCGCTGTTTCCGGCGATCATCCTGGTCGTCGCGTACCTGACGATCGTCTGGGAGATCCTGTTCCTGTTTGTCGCCTGGCGCGGTACGGCGCGGATCGTGATGCTCGGGATGGGGCTCTGCTTCCATTTCATGACATGGGCGACGCTCGGTCTGATCGTCTTTCCTATGGTCTATTGTGCGCTGTATCTGGCGTTCATCGACGAGCAGGACGTCGCCTGGGCCGCCGTGCGGCTGCGGCGCCTGCAGCGCCGAGTTCTGCCGGTCCGCATGCTGCCTCAGTGGCGTTGGAGCATGTCGGGGGCAGCGGATCCTTCCCGTTCGTGGGCCACGTACGGCATCGCTGCTGCGGCACTGGTGCTGGTGGCGATCGAAGCGGAGCGTCGGTCCGATCCGTTCGGAATTGCCCGTCCGGAAGGCCGGCACCAGCTGCAGCCGTTGCCGGCCGAACGCGTCCGCGAGCTGATGGTGCACGATCGACCGCTGCGTCCGGTCGACAAGCTGTTCTCGTTCGACGTGGGCACCATGGCGTTCGGAGGTGTGCTCGTCGATCGCTGCCGCACGTTCCAGCATGGAGAGCGGGCCATCGTTCAGTGCAGTGTGCAGCATCCGCACGAAGACATGTGGGTGGGGGTCGACCTGCTGGATGCGGACGGGCGCATCGTGCACCAGGGAGGCCAGATCCTGCCGCGGGAGACGTTGCGGACCAGTATCTTCTACGATTTCTCTCAGGCGCTCGCCGCCGGCGAATACTGGTTCGTCCTGCGGTTCGATGGCCATGAGGTCTCGCGGCGGCAGATCCATCTCGGCGAGGGCAGCAAGGGGGCCGAGTCGTCCGATCCGGCGTTTGCACTTCGCTGA
- a CDS encoding beta/alpha barrel domain-containing protein produces MSQLPAYDPVQSYRWNYEHAPDATAGVDVSTLPGDWSFCGLPVASPLGIPAGPLLNGKWILYYASLGFDVLTYKTVRSGPRECYPLPNLVPVAVDAMNGDEGAVPATGEQTGSWAVSFGMPSADPVIWREDIAETRRRLAEGQLLSVSVVGTIQPGWSIEELADDYALCGRWAAESGADCVEANLSCPNVSTCDGQLYQRPADAAVVAARIRAAVPDRPFMVKIGHMPDRNEAAALLDAIGGIVDAIVMTNSVAASVVDENGQPLFDGARRGICGRATREAALKQVETFASLVRERDLDMKLVGVGGIGTAADVRAFLDAGAESVQLATAAMLDPEVALKIRRDWPAL; encoded by the coding sequence GTGTCGCAACTGCCGGCGTATGATCCGGTCCAGTCGTACCGCTGGAACTATGAACACGCTCCCGATGCCACCGCGGGGGTCGACGTCTCGACGCTTCCCGGCGACTGGTCATTCTGCGGCCTGCCGGTTGCGTCTCCGCTGGGCATTCCCGCCGGCCCGCTGCTCAACGGCAAATGGATTCTGTACTACGCGTCGCTCGGCTTCGACGTGCTGACGTACAAGACCGTCCGCAGTGGTCCCCGCGAATGCTACCCCTTGCCCAACCTCGTTCCCGTCGCAGTCGACGCGATGAATGGTGACGAAGGGGCCGTGCCGGCAACAGGGGAGCAGACCGGATCATGGGCGGTCTCGTTCGGAATGCCGTCCGCCGATCCGGTCATCTGGCGCGAGGATATCGCCGAGACCCGCCGCCGGTTGGCCGAGGGGCAACTGCTGTCCGTCTCGGTCGTGGGGACGATTCAGCCCGGCTGGTCGATCGAAGAACTTGCGGACGACTACGCTTTGTGTGGCCGCTGGGCCGCTGAGAGTGGTGCGGACTGCGTCGAAGCGAACCTCTCCTGTCCGAACGTGAGCACATGCGACGGCCAGCTCTACCAGCGCCCTGCCGACGCGGCCGTGGTGGCGGCTCGAATTCGGGCCGCTGTTCCCGACCGACCGTTCATGGTGAAGATCGGTCACATGCCCGACCGAAATGAGGCCGCGGCACTGCTGGACGCGATCGGCGGGATCGTCGATGCCATCGTCATGACGAACAGCGTGGCCGCCTCGGTCGTCGACGAAAACGGTCAGCCGCTGTTCGACGGGGCCCGGCGGGGAATCTGCGGGCGGGCCACACGCGAGGCGGCTCTGAAGCAGGTGGAGACCTTCGCCTCACTCGTCCGGGAACGCGACCTCGACATGAAGCTCGTTGGGGTGGGAGGAATCGGCACGGCGGCGGACGTCCGGGCGTTTCTCGACGCCGGAGCGGAATCGGTCCAGCTCGCGACGGCCGCGATGCTGGACCCGGAAGTGGCCCTGAAGATCCGCCGCGACTGGCCGGCGTTGTAA
- a CDS encoding proline--tRNA ligase has protein sequence MRWTQTFIPTMKEVPADAEIPSHRLMLRAGLIRQLMAGAYTYLPLGHRALRKAEAVVREEMELAGAVELLMPALQPIELFEKTGRKDAFGNVLIQFDVTRRDHEVHLALGPTHEEVVTDLISRQISSYRQLPLTVFQIQTKFRNEERPRFGVLRTSEFQMKDAYSFSTSVEQLNEIYDRMYAAYCRIFTRCGLSYVPVEAESGPIGGDASHEFMVPAGNGEDSIVRCATCGYAANLERAETGRAAAGIVPANDAAELQKVDTPEATSIEQVSRMLKCQPEQMIKTLIYLADGKPVAVLIRGDHEANEGKIRRALDATDVELADEATIEEVTNAPVGFAGPVGINCPVIADHDVPLIRDAITGANAADAHYTGVNAGRDYQLEGTFDLRDAGAGDPCPRCEGTLEQVHGIEVGHVFKLGTKYSESLGAEFLDENEKRHPIIMGCYGIGVNRIIASLAETSHDDNGLIWPISIAPYEALIIPLNTSDEEVMKEADRFYHELKQRGIDVLMDDRDARPGFKFKDADLVGIPFRLVVGGRGLKEGLVEIKHRTEEEPQKVPLADALDILVARIEEAHAALEPA, from the coding sequence GTGCGCTGGACGCAGACGTTCATTCCGACCATGAAGGAAGTCCCCGCCGACGCGGAGATTCCCAGCCACCGGCTGATGCTTCGCGCAGGACTCATCCGTCAGCTGATGGCCGGCGCTTATACGTACCTTCCGCTCGGCCACCGGGCCCTCCGCAAGGCAGAGGCAGTCGTTCGCGAGGAAATGGAACTGGCTGGGGCAGTCGAACTGCTCATGCCCGCACTGCAGCCGATCGAGCTGTTCGAAAAGACCGGCCGCAAGGACGCCTTCGGGAACGTGCTGATCCAGTTCGACGTGACCCGTCGCGACCACGAAGTCCACCTGGCACTGGGACCGACGCACGAAGAGGTCGTAACCGACCTGATCTCGCGGCAGATCAGCAGCTATCGCCAGCTGCCGCTGACGGTCTTCCAGATCCAGACGAAGTTCCGGAACGAAGAGCGTCCGCGGTTCGGCGTGCTGCGAACCAGCGAGTTCCAGATGAAGGACGCGTACAGCTTCAGTACGTCGGTCGAGCAGCTCAACGAGATCTACGACCGGATGTACGCGGCGTACTGCCGGATCTTCACCCGGTGCGGTCTTTCGTATGTGCCCGTCGAGGCGGAGAGCGGACCGATCGGCGGTGACGCGTCGCATGAATTCATGGTTCCGGCCGGCAACGGCGAAGACAGCATCGTCCGCTGTGCGACCTGTGGATACGCGGCCAATCTCGAGCGGGCCGAGACGGGGCGTGCTGCGGCCGGGATCGTCCCGGCCAACGATGCCGCCGAGCTGCAGAAAGTCGACACGCCCGAAGCGACGAGCATCGAGCAGGTCTCGCGCATGCTCAAGTGCCAGCCGGAGCAGATGATCAAGACGCTGATTTACCTTGCGGACGGAAAACCGGTGGCGGTTCTGATTCGCGGCGACCACGAGGCCAACGAAGGTAAGATCCGCCGGGCCCTCGATGCCACCGACGTCGAACTGGCCGATGAAGCGACCATCGAAGAGGTGACAAACGCCCCGGTCGGCTTCGCGGGTCCGGTCGGCATCAACTGCCCGGTGATCGCCGACCATGACGTGCCCCTGATCCGCGATGCCATCACAGGTGCTAACGCTGCCGACGCTCACTACACGGGCGTCAACGCCGGCCGCGACTACCAGCTCGAAGGGACGTTCGATCTCCGGGATGCCGGAGCCGGCGATCCCTGTCCCCGCTGTGAGGGAACCCTCGAGCAGGTGCACGGCATCGAAGTCGGGCACGTCTTCAAGCTTGGTACCAAATACAGCGAATCGCTCGGGGCCGAGTTCCTCGACGAGAACGAGAAGCGGCATCCGATCATCATGGGATGCTATGGGATTGGTGTGAACCGGATCATCGCTTCACTCGCCGAGACGTCGCACGACGACAACGGCCTGATCTGGCCGATCTCGATCGCTCCCTACGAGGCGCTCATCATTCCGCTGAACACGTCCGACGAAGAGGTGATGAAGGAAGCGGACCGCTTCTACCACGAGCTGAAGCAGCGCGGCATCGACGTGCTGATGGACGATCGGGACGCACGCCCCGGCTTCAAGTTCAAGGATGCCGACCTGGTCGGTATCCCGTTCCGCCTGGTCGTGGGTGGTCGCGGCCTGAAGGAAGGGCTCGTCGAGATCAAGCACCGGACCGAAGAGGAACCGCAGAAGGTTCCGCTCGCCGATGCCCTCGACATCCTCGTTGCCCGCATCGAAGAGGCGCATGCCGCCCTCGAGCCGGCGTAA
- a CDS encoding carboxypeptidase-like regulatory domain-containing protein: MHPAHSFAKAAAFVACAGMLWPAGLMAAPPEKQSGQPAARPDIMDVALATGGVFHGQLVDGQGQQIGEAVVKLVRDEQPVAETVADTQGRFQFRNVRGGAYVVETPRGSFPVRVWSEGTAPPAARPAAVLVSSEAVMRGQIGYLDPVNTTSLLLGVTGVVLSSVTLSKVNDLEDDIRKLRSP, translated from the coding sequence ATGCACCCTGCCCATTCTTTTGCGAAGGCAGCCGCCTTCGTCGCCTGCGCCGGAATGCTCTGGCCGGCCGGCCTGATGGCCGCCCCACCGGAAAAACAGAGTGGACAACCTGCCGCTCGTCCCGACATTATGGACGTGGCGCTCGCGACGGGCGGCGTCTTTCACGGACAGCTTGTCGATGGCCAGGGCCAGCAGATTGGCGAGGCGGTCGTGAAGCTCGTCCGCGACGAGCAGCCTGTTGCCGAGACCGTGGCCGACACACAGGGACGGTTTCAGTTCCGCAACGTGCGCGGCGGCGCCTATGTCGTCGAAACGCCGCGTGGTTCGTTTCCGGTCCGCGTGTGGTCCGAAGGAACCGCCCCACCGGCGGCCCGTCCTGCTGCCGTCCTCGTCAGCAGCGAGGCCGTCATGCGGGGTCAGATTGGTTATCTTGATCCGGTGAATACGACATCACTGCTGCTGGGAGTGACCGGCGTGGTCCTCTCGAGCGTGACCCTGTCCAAGGTCAACGACCTGGAAGATGACATCCGCAAACTGCGGAGCCCGTAA